The following proteins are co-located in the Eubalaena glacialis isolate mEubGla1 chromosome 14, mEubGla1.1.hap2.+ XY, whole genome shotgun sequence genome:
- the SOWAHC gene encoding ankyrin repeat domain-containing protein SOWAHC: MEGPVECGARDQAELEQPVGGALGGTPEQRARCRLREPGHSAADPADPSDPADGAPSAPPGRRPCGGPTEEGARPEVPGDAPRPGRPATREAAGGSPQLRRGPGGADGAAAEEEGAGALTLDPLEHAWMLSAADGRWDSLEGLLACEPGLLAKRDFITGFTCLHWAAKHGRQELLALLVRFAGQHRLPVNINARTSGGYTALHLAAMHGHVEVVKLLVGAYDADVDVRDYSGKKPSQYLSPSTAEEIRTLVGALDEDEAESAAGSGGGRWRLSRVLPSTLISGRLSHALEDGGDHHHHHHHHHHHHHLAEGLAAGKAKEPGRKASGSSSGRMKPRLNKIRFRTQIIHTTPSFRDPEQPLEEGEDEEEDRSFKGHSSSFKLRPKSNVFG, from the coding sequence ATGGAGGGTCCCGTGGAGTGCGGGGCCCGGGACCAGGCCGAGCTGGAGCAGCCCGTCGGGGGCGCCCTGGGCGGGACGCCCGAGCAGCGCGCCCGCTGCCGCCTCAGGGAGCCGGGGCACTCGGCGGCAGACCCCGCCGACCCCTCCGACCCCGCGGACGGCGCCCCGAGCGCGCCCCCGGGGAGGCGGCCCTGCGGCGGCCCCACGGAAGAGGGCGCGCGGCCCGAGGTGCCTGGCGATGCGCCGCGGCCCGGCCGCCCTGCGACCCGGGAGGCGGCGGGCGGCTCCCCGCAGCTGCGGCGCGGCCCCGGGGGCGCGGACGGCGCGGCGGCAGAGGAGGAGGGCGCGGGCGCGCTGACGTTGGACCCGCTGGAGCACGCGTGGATGCTGTCGGCCGCCGACGGCCGCTGGGACAGCCTAGAGGGACTGCTGGCCTGCGAGCCCGGCCTGCTGGCCAAGCGCGACTTCATCACCGGCTTCACCTGCCTGCACTGGGCGGCTAAGCACGGCCGGCAGGAGCTGCTGGCCCTGCTGGTGCGCTTCGCGGGCCAGCACCGGCTGCCGGTGAACATCAACGCGCGCACAAGCGGCGGCTACACCGCGCTGCACCTGGCGGCCATGCACGGGCacgtggaggtggtgaagctgcTGGTCGGGGCCTACGACGCGGACGTGGACGTGCGCGACTACAGCGGCAAGAAGCCCTCGCAGTACCTGAGCCCGAGCACCGCCGAGGAGATCCGGACCCTGGTGGGCGCCCTGGACGAGGACGAAGCCGAGAGCGCGGCGGGCAGCGGGGGAGGGCGCTGGAGGCTCTCGAGGGTGCTGCCCTCGACCCTCATCTCCGGCAGGCTCTCGCACGCTCTGGAGGACGGCGgggaccaccaccaccaccaccaccaccatcaccatcaccatcacctggCCGAGGGATTGGCTGCGGGCAAAGCGAAGGAGCCGGGTCGCAAAGCCTCGGGCAGCTCTAGTGGGCGGATGAAACCCAGACTCAACAAAATCCGCTTTCGAACCCAGATCATCCACACCACACCCTCTTTCAGAGACCCGGAGCAGcccctggaggagggggaggacgaAGAGGAGGACCGGTCTTTTAAAGGCCACTCATCCTCATTCAAATTGAGACCCAAGTCCAATGTATTCGggtaa